The stretch of DNA TCTGTGTAGGGCTCCACCGGCACACGCATGGAAAAGTCGCCCGTCTGCTTCTGGGTATCCATCGCATGTATCAAGTCATGAATGGCTGTGGACGCCCCATGTTCAGACGCATTGAGACCCATATGTTCAGCTTCGGCGGTGACACGCAGCGGCATGAACCAATTGATAAGAGATAGCACCGCATAGCCGACGCCAAACGCGTAGATACCCGCGACGGTAACCCCAAGCGCCTGAACACCAAACTGCTCAAGACGTGTATAGCCTGTACCCCACAGCGACGCGTCACCAACCAGCGCCACCGCAAGTGTGCCCCAGATGCCCGCAGCCAGGTGAACCGGCACCGCCCCAACCGCATCATCAATGCGATAGCGCTGCAACAATGCCTTACATCCAAGAGCGACAACCGCCCCTATGCCGCCAATAAGGATCGATGCTCCAATCGTTGCCACATGAGCGGAAGCTGTGATCGCGACAAGTCCGGCAAGGACACCGTTCAAAGAGTCGACTGCGTTTGGCGCCCCGCGACTGTTCCAGGTCAATGCCATCGCAGTCACACCACCTGCCGCCGCTGCAATGAGCGTGTGCACCATGATGTGAGGGACGGACACGTCCATCGCGAGTGTCGACCCGCCATTAAAACCGAACCAGCCGACCCACAGGAGAAACATGCCGAATACGGCAACAGGCGTGTTGTGAGACTCCGTGGCTGAGTTGCTTTCATCAAACTGGCCAAGACGAGGACCAATGATGATCACCGCGGCCAGAGCCACCCAGCCACCGATGCTGTGCACAACCGTCGAACCGGCAAAGTCGATAAAGCCAAGTTCCTGCAGCCACCCCATCTGGGTATCAATGCCAAAGCCACCCCAGGCCCAATGCCCGAAAACTGGATAAATGCACGCACTCAGAATGACAGCAGTCATCAGGTAACCGCGAAAACTCATGCGTTCTGCAACCGCGCCGGACACGATGGTCGTCGCCGTGCCACAGAAGGCCAGCTGAAAGAAGAAGAACGCCATCAACCAGGCGCTACCCGTGCCATCAAACGGACCGGTATCAAAGAAGAAGAACGATGTACCGAACACACCACCGGCGGTGGCACCAAACATGATGCCGAAGCCCACGGCCCAGAAGGCGAGGCTGGCAACGCAGAAATCAGCTACGTTTTTGACCGCAACATTGATGGAATTTTTGGCCCGGACAAGCCCCGTTTCGAGGCACGTAAATCCGGCTTGCATCAGCAGCACCAGGACGGTGCACACCAGCAGCCAGATTGTATTGTCCGTAATAGCGGGATCGCCCATACCAAACTCATCGAGACGCAGGTTGAAACAAATACCTGCAGGCGAGTTTGGTGGAAGAAGGTTAAGATTGACGGAACGTCAGTAGCAAAAGTGTGACGGGTCCGGCCTATTTCCTTCGTCCGAACCCGTCATATGTTAACGATGCCTTACCGATCACTGCCCTTCGAGGGGCACAAAAGACCCTATTTCGGCTGAGGAGTTCTCCATGATCTTCTTGGCCACAGGAGCTTCCCGCGGCAGTCGACCCAGCGCCAACTCAGGCGGCACAGTGTCGGGAATCTCAGGGCTGGGTTGTGGCGGGCTGTAGTAGCCAAGCGCATAGGACCCCATCGTGTAGCCAAGCAGTTCCTGAAGCTCAGGGGCCAAAGTCCTGGCAACGTCCGGCGGGCAGGAGAGGTACTGGTTCTCTTCTGTTCTGAGCCAGCCCAGACAGTAAGTAATGTTCATTCCCACCCGGGGGGCCTGCGACTTGTTTTCACCACCACTGTGAATGACCGAGCCCGTATACAGCAGCACCGAGCCACGTGGCATGACAGCCTGACAGACCTCGTGAGGCTCAGCCTGGCGCTTCTCGTCCCATTTGTGACTGCCCGGCACGACCTGCGTCGCACCGTTCTCTTCGGTAAAATCCGTCAGGGCCCAGATGGTGTTGAATTGCGGTTCAATGTCCGGCAGGTAGCCGCCCCAGGCGAGCCTGTCGCGGTGAAGCGGCTGCTTGCCCTGCCCCGGCAACAGCCGGATGAGCTGCGTCAGGTGCAACTGGATCCGATCGCAATAGGGCAGCAGGAAACGGTTGGCGGCTTCCAGAACCGTTGCATCCATCACCGCCTCACGACATGCCGGAGAGCGGGATACCAGCGCGCCCGTCCGCGTCGTGTTGTGACCGGTGAATGCGTCATTGCCCTTGGCAGACGCATCCATCAGCGGCTGCGTCTCCGCATCAATACGCGCAAACAACGCATCATCCATAGCGCCCGTCAGAATCATCGCACCATCGCGGTCCATGATCTTGGCAATTTCTTCCTGCGACGCAGTCGCCAGCAGGCTCGTCAGTTGAGGCATGGGTAACTCCCTGTCAGTTCGCATTGTCTGGATTGTCTGGGGTGTCTGGGGTGTGCGCCGCCATCAGCGGTAAAATCAGAGCGGAGATCGTCTTGCGCATGCGCGTCATGTCCCAGGCGTCCGGCTCCATCGCCACACGCACAGCAATGCCATCAACGCCCGCAATCATGGCATCAGCAACAGTCTGCGGATCGGTCGCGCCACCGGCTTCAAGCTCAAGACGCAGCGAGTGGGCAAGCGCCTCATACCCGGCGCGGTGCCGCTCCCGAAACGCCGGATCACTGACCCCGCGTCCCCAGAATTGCAGGAAGACGCGCCACTCCCGCGCCGTCTCATCATTATGGGGCAGATAGGTCATGGCCCGGTCCACCGGGTCCATGCCGCGCGTCTGCTCAAGACGCTCCGCATTGCGCAGCCCGACCTGATCAAAGGCCGCCAGAAGCACGTCGTCCTTGTTGTTGAGGTAGTGGACCACAGCCCCGGTGGTGAGCTTGGCCTCGCGGGCGACATCGATCAGTCGGACGCTGTCGAGCCCGTGGGTATCAATGGCGACGACGGCCGCTTCGGCAAGCTGGGAACGGCGCTGATCATGGTCCACCTTTTTTGGCATAATCATGATTATATAAAAAGCGTGCCGCCTGGCAAGCCTCAAAACGCCAGTGGGCCGATCCTGATGCTCAGAACCGGCCCACCTGATGTCGTCGACGGCTGGTGCCGCTTAAGCAGCTTTCGCCAGATACTTCGTATTCAGCAGCTCAGCGATCTGCACTGCATTGAGTGCTGCGCCCTTGCGTAGATTGTCAGAGACGACCCACAGCGCCAGGCCATTGTCCACGGTCGGATCCGTGCGGATGCGGCTCACAAAGGTCGCAAAGTCACCCACGCACTCGACCGGAGTCACATAGCCACCGTCTTCACGCTTATCCACGACCAGCACACCCGGTGCCTCACGCAGAATGTTACGCGCTTCCTTGTCGGAGATCGGCTTGGCGAACTCGATATGCACCGCTTCGCCATGACCCACAAACACCGGCACGCGCACGGATGTGGCCGTGAGCTTGATCTTGGGATCAAGGATCTTCTTGGTCTCAACCGTCATCTTCCACTCTTCAGTGGTGTAGCCGTCCTCCATGAAGTCGCCCCCATGGGGGATCACGTTGAACGCGATCTGCTTGGGGTAGATCGACTTTTCAATCGGATCATTCACAAACACCGCACGGGTCTGGTTGAACAGCTCATCCATCGCGTCCTTGCCCGTGCCCGACACGGACTGATAGGTCGACACGACCACGCGCTCGATCTGAGCCGCGTCATGCAGCGGCTTCAGCGCCACCACCAACTGCGCCGTTGAGCAATTGGGGTTCGCGATGATGTTCTTCTTGGTGTAGCCCGCAATCGCGTCCGCATTCACTTCCGGCACGATCAGCGGAACATCCGGGTCGGTCCGCCAGGTGGATGAATTGTCGATGACAACCGCACCCTGCTTGGCAATCTTGGGAGACCACTCTTTCGAGACACCGCCGCCTGCAGACATCATCACGATGTCCGTGTCGGAAAAATCAAAATTCTCCAGCGCCTGACACTTCAGTGTCCTGTCGCCATAGGACACTTCCTTGCCCTGGCTGCGGCGCGAGGCTATGGCCACGACTTCCGTCGCTGGAAACTGACGCTCTTCGAGAATATTGAGCATCTCATGCCCCACATTCCCCGTGGCGCCCACAACTGCAACTTTCAAACCCATCGGTCCTGTTCCTTAACGTCTCTGCCTCTTCCGCGCCCGCCTGCAAAACAGGCAAAGCCCCAACTCGTCTGCTCTTGCCTCAAGAGCCGGCAGAAGAGAGAACAAGCGGCGCAAGGGGCAGGATCAGACGGTGGTGGCCGTCTTTTTGGTGGTCGGAGTGGTGGTGGTGGCCGGCGAACACGCGTAATCGCCCGCAAGACACATGTCCCGCGCGGTCAAAAACTCAGGGTTCGTCAAATACCTGGCCATCAAGGTCCAAATTCCATCAATTTCCGGCGCTTATATCTCACTGCACACCCTTCCAGTCAATGAATGGCGCGCATGGCTGCTGCCACGCCTAAAAGGCGGAGGCGCCGCCAAATTTCAGCTTCCGCACTGTCCGTTCCAGCCCTTCATCAAACACAGCCTCAATGCTCTTTTGAATCTGATCCTGCTCGACATCCGTGTAACCGGCGGGATTCTCCTTGAATTCGACAGGCAGCGGCATGCAGGGGCCATCCCATGAGTTAAAGCCCCACTCCCACGCCAGCCGATCACCTGTGTCCGCATCCAGTATCCGGACAACAGTCTGCTGGTAGGCACAGTTCTGCCCGAGGCCGAAGGCGACTTTGCGGTAAACGCCGTATCCAGGCGTCACATAGGGGTAATTGTCGTAGCCGGACGGATGGATGACAGCCACGGCATCAAACCCCTGCTCCTTGGCTGCCGCCAGCAGGGCAGACGGCGATCCAGCAAAACGGTCCTTATCAAGACCGTCCGCGTCGATGATGCCAACCCGTCCCGGCATGGGACCCGCATCGAGATACTTCACAAGCGTCGCTTCCGCAAAGCCGGGAACATCCCAGTCCGATACGTCAACCTTCTGGCGCTTGTTTTCAAAAATGAGTGTCCCGACAAAATCATGTTGCCGCATGTTTGACAGGGCAGACGTGACACCCAGCCGCTGGATACCCGCAACATCCTCAGCATCCATCGTCCGGTCCAGCGTCGCACAGCCCGCAACCAACATAGCCAGACCTGCGGCAATTGCCGTCTTCACATGATCGATCAATTCACTCACTCCCAAACACTCAGTCAGCCCAAATCACTCAACCTGATAATCGCATCATCATACCCAAACACCAAAGCTCACCAACATATGATACGCTGGCCCTGCGCGGGGGTGGATAAGGTTGTGGTCCAAGGAGATGACCTCATGACACCAACGAAAATCAGTGCTCTGGCCCTCATCTGTACGCTGGGCCTGGCGCTATCGGCCTGTGCCGGTGATCGCTCCGAGCAGATTGCGGCACAAAACGAAATCGACCATCAAAACTGCCTCGTGCTTGGCTTCGAGGAAGGCACGGAAGCCTATGGCAACTGCCGCCTGAAACTGCGCGAAATCCGCGCCGCTGAGAGCCAGCGTGATAGCGGCGGCAATTTCGGTGTCGGCATCGGTATTGGCATCGGACTTTAGGAGGGGATCATGAACCCAATCCGGCTCATCCCCATTCTCGCTCTGGTGCTTGGTCTGTCCGCCTGCGCCACCGCTGAAGACCGGGCCGCGCGCGCCCAAGCCCAGCTTGCCGCCGACAAGGCGGAATGCCAGA from Pyruvatibacter sp. HU-CL02332 encodes:
- a CDS encoding aspartate-semialdehyde dehydrogenase encodes the protein MGLKVAVVGATGNVGHEMLNILEERQFPATEVVAIASRRSQGKEVSYGDRTLKCQALENFDFSDTDIVMMSAGGGVSKEWSPKIAKQGAVVIDNSSTWRTDPDVPLIVPEVNADAIAGYTKKNIIANPNCSTAQLVVALKPLHDAAQIERVVVSTYQSVSGTGKDAMDELFNQTRAVFVNDPIEKSIYPKQIAFNVIPHGGDFMEDGYTTEEWKMTVETKKILDPKIKLTATSVRVPVFVGHGEAVHIEFAKPISDKEARNILREAPGVLVVDKREDGGYVTPVECVGDFATFVSRIRTDPTVDNGLALWVVSDNLRKGAALNAVQIAELLNTKYLAKAA
- a CDS encoding TetR/AcrR family transcriptional regulator codes for the protein MIMPKKVDHDQRRSQLAEAAVVAIDTHGLDSVRLIDVAREAKLTTGAVVHYLNNKDDVLLAAFDQVGLRNAERLEQTRGMDPVDRAMTYLPHNDETAREWRVFLQFWGRGVSDPAFRERHRAGYEALAHSLRLELEAGGATDPQTVADAMIAGVDGIAVRVAMEPDAWDMTRMRKTISALILPLMAAHTPDTPDNPDNAN
- a CDS encoding phytanoyl-CoA dioxygenase family protein encodes the protein MPQLTSLLATASQEEIAKIMDRDGAMILTGAMDDALFARIDAETQPLMDASAKGNDAFTGHNTTRTGALVSRSPACREAVMDATVLEAANRFLLPYCDRIQLHLTQLIRLLPGQGKQPLHRDRLAWGGYLPDIEPQFNTIWALTDFTEENGATQVVPGSHKWDEKRQAEPHEVCQAVMPRGSVLLYTGSVIHSGGENKSQAPRVGMNITYCLGWLRTEENQYLSCPPDVARTLAPELQELLGYTMGSYALGYYSPPQPSPEIPDTVPPELALGRLPREAPVAKKIMENSSAEIGSFVPLEGQ
- the amt gene encoding ammonium transporter; protein product: MGDPAITDNTIWLLVCTVLVLLMQAGFTCLETGLVRAKNSINVAVKNVADFCVASLAFWAVGFGIMFGATAGGVFGTSFFFFDTGPFDGTGSAWLMAFFFFQLAFCGTATTIVSGAVAERMSFRGYLMTAVILSACIYPVFGHWAWGGFGIDTQMGWLQELGFIDFAGSTVVHSIGGWVALAAVIIIGPRLGQFDESNSATESHNTPVAVFGMFLLWVGWFGFNGGSTLAMDVSVPHIMVHTLIAAAAGGVTAMALTWNSRGAPNAVDSLNGVLAGLVAITASAHVATIGASILIGGIGAVVALGCKALLQRYRIDDAVGAVPVHLAAGIWGTLAVALVGDASLWGTGYTRLEQFGVQALGVTVAGIYAFGVGYAVLSLINWFMPLRVTAEAEHMGLNASEHGASTAIHDLIHAMDTQKQTGDFSMRVPVEPYTEAGQIAAQYNQVLDRVHGEMTAREQTSAQLRTARDQAEIANAAKSQFLANMSHELRTPLNAIIGFSEIINGELFGPLGNEQYKEYVSDIHDSGSHLLSIINDILDLSKIEADSYDLAEDELNVRDVMTACERMIRTRAQSGQLNLAVEIEPDLPALVADERALKQMLINLVSNAVKFTPEGGDIALRARLEADGRIAIEVADTGVGIARSDIAKAFEPFAQLQADATVFKADGTGLGLPLTAALARSHQATLVVDSEPGRGTAITIRFPLERIVVNKTAAA